One genomic window of Gossypium hirsutum isolate 1008001.06 chromosome D11, Gossypium_hirsutum_v2.1, whole genome shotgun sequence includes the following:
- the LOC121223034 gene encoding UDP-glycosyltransferase TURAN isoform X2 → MYHWFEKRYGQMANGSLCVTGAMQHELAQNWGIRLNRYLCHPLGVRDCVTARIGADDQNETLFTTQVDTDILLKPNRPALL, encoded by the exons ATGTATCATTG GTTTGAGAAGCGTTATGGGCAAATGGCAAATGGTTCCCTATGTGTAACAGGGGCAATGCAGCATGAATTAGCTCAAAACTGGGGAATTAG ATTAAATAGGTATCTTTGTCACCCTCTTGGGGTTCGAGATTGTGTAACTGCTA GAATTGGGGCAGATGACCAAAATGAAACATTATTTACAACTCAGGTTGACACTGACATCTTGTTGAAGCCAAATAGGCCAGCTCTGTTGTAA
- the LOC121223034 gene encoding UDP-glycosyltransferase TURAN isoform X1, with protein MYHWFEKRYGQMANGSLCVTGAMQHELAQNWGIRLNRYLCHPLGVRDCVTATTTGIGADDQNETLFTTQVDTDILLKPNRPALL; from the exons ATGTATCATTG GTTTGAGAAGCGTTATGGGCAAATGGCAAATGGTTCCCTATGTGTAACAGGGGCAATGCAGCATGAATTAGCTCAAAACTGGGGAATTAG ATTAAATAGGTATCTTTGTCACCCTCTTGGGGTTCGAGATTGTGTAACTGCTA CAACTACAGGAATTGGGGCAGATGACCAAAATGAAACATTATTTACAACTCAGGTTGACACTGACATCTTGTTGAAGCCAAATAGGCCAGCTCTGTTGTAA